The following proteins are encoded in a genomic region of Alnus glutinosa chromosome 8, dhAlnGlut1.1, whole genome shotgun sequence:
- the LOC133875803 gene encoding uncharacterized protein LOC133875803, which produces MLEGKAVIGETDMLQTMQQDALELAAKALDIFDVTEATEIAHFIKKEFDGTHGPGWQCIVGTDFGSFVTHCSGCFIYFSVGSLAILLFRGSAGPGAAANQFPAFETVKA; this is translated from the exons ATGCTAGAAGGAAAAGCAGTGATTGGAGAGACTGACATGCTCCAAACCATGCAGCAAGATGCCCTCGAGCTTGCAGCAAAAGCACTCGACATTTTCGATGTCACTGAGGCCACCGAAATTGCCCACTTCATCAAAaag GAATTTGATGGGACACATGGACCTGGGTGGCAATGCATTGTAGGGACAGATTTCGGTTCGTTTGTGACCCATTGCTCTGGCTGTTTCATCTATTTTTCCGTAGGCAGCCTTGCAATTTTGCTCTTCAGGGGATCTGCGGGTCCAGGAGCTGCCGCAAACCAGTTCCCAGCCTTTGAGACAGTGAAAGCATGA
- the LOC133875864 gene encoding cyclic nucleotide-gated ion channel 4: MASEQEISNASRMHYMTDNLSSDIEEEDEEGEEFTEEEEEEKDDINGSSLGDCNNMYFMCGPRRGEGWSLGQVLDPRAKWVQEWNRVFLLVCATGLFLDPLFFYALSISDTCMCLFIDGWFAITVTVLRCMTDALHVWNMWLQLKMAKRCFAVGATGLRDDTSARTVALRYLKAKRGFLFDLFVIFPLPQVVLWVAIPSLLERGEVTIVMTVFLIIFLFQYLPKIYHSVCLLRRMQNLSGYIFGTVWWGIALNLIAYFVASHAAGACWYLLGIQRAAKCLKEQCAATNSCGLRILSCKEPIYYGTTTRVRDTARLDWAENKKARSTCLQGPDNYDYGAYKWTVQLVANDSRLEKILFPIFWGLMTLSTFGNLESTTEWLEVVFNIIVLTSGLLLVTMLIGNIKVFLHATTSKKQAMQLKMRNIEWWMKKRRLPQGFRHRVRNYERQRWAAMRGVDECQMIRNLPEGLRRDIKYHLCLDLVRQVPLFQHMDDLVLENICDRVKSLIFTKGETITREGDPVQRMLFIVRGHLQSSQVLRDGVKSCCMLGPGNFSGDELLSWCLRRPFIERLPPSSSTLVTLETTEAFGLEADDVKYVTQHFRYTFVNEKVKRSARYYSPGWRTWAAVAIQLAWRRYKHRLTLTSLSFIRPRRPVSRCSSMGEDRLRLYTALLTSPKPNQDDFDF, encoded by the exons atGGCAAGTGAGCAAGAAATCTCAAATGCTTCACGCATGCACTACATGACTGATAATCTCAGCAGCGATATTGAGGAAGAAGACGAGGAAGGAGAAGAATTtacagaagaggaagaagaagaaaaggacgACATTAATGGAAGCTCGCTTGGTGACTGCAATAACATGTACTTCATGTGCGGGCCTCGGCGGGGAGAAGGGTGGTCGCTAGGGCAGGTGTTGGACCCTAGGGCCAAGTGGGTTCAAGAATGGAACAGGGTGTTCCTCCTGGTGTGCGCCACGGGTCTCTTTCTAGACCCTCTCTTCTTCTACGCGCTCTCCATAAGCGACACGTGCATGTGCCTCTTCATAGACGGCTGGTTCGCCATCACCGTCACCGTGCTCCGGTGCATGACCGACGCGTTGCACGTGTGGAACATGTGGTTGCAGCTCAAGATGGCCAAGCGGTGCTTCGCCGTCGGGGCGACGGGGCTCAGGGACGACACCAGTGCTCGCACTGTCGCTCTCCGGTACTTGAAGGCCAAGAGAGGCTTTCTCTTTGATCTCTTTGTGATTTTTCCTCTCCCTCAG GTTGTCTTATGGGTGGCTATTCCGTCTCTTCTGGAAAGAGGGGAAGTAACTATTGTGATGACAGTGTTCTTGATCATATTTCTCTTCCAGTATCTGCCGAAGATCTACCACTCCGTCTGCCTCCTGCGTCGCATGCAAAACCTCTCCGGCTACATTTTTGGAACAGTTTGGTGGGGAATAGCCCTCAACTTGATTGCATATTTTGTAGCCTCTCAT gCAGCGGGAGCATGCTGGTACTTGCTTGGAATCCAAAGAGCTGCAAAATGCCTGAAAGAGCAATGCGCAGCAACAAACAGTTGTGGCTTAAGAATACTATCTTGTAAAGAACCTATCTATTATGGAACAACAACGAGGGTGAGAGATACAGCTCGACTGGATTGGGCAGAGAACAAAAAAGCAAGGTCTACTTGCTTACAAGGCCCCGATAATTACGATTATGGAGCTTATAAATGGACTGTTCAGCTTGTTGCAAACGATAGCCGCTTGGAGAAGATTCTTTTTCCCATCTTTTGGGGCCTAATGACTCTTAG CACCTTTGGGAACTTGGAGAGCACTACAGAATGGTTAGAGGTTGTTTTCAATATCATCGTTCTAACCAGTGGACTCCTTCTGGTCACCATGTTGATCGGAAATATCAAG GTGTTCTTGCACGCAACAACGTCGAAGAAACAAGCAATGCAATTAAAAATGAGGAATATAGAATGGTGGATGAAAAAGAGGCGGTTGCCTCAGGGGTTCAGGCATCGAGTGCGCAACTATGAGCGGCAACGATGGGCCGCAATGCGTGGTGTTGATGAGTGCCAGATGATTCGCAATCTCCCTGAGGGCCTTCGGCGGGACATCAAGTACCATCTCTGCTTGGACTTGGTTAGACAG GTGCCATTGTTCCAGCACATGGATGATCTGGTCCTAGAGAACATCTGTGACCGTGTGAAGTCCCTCATATTCACCAAGGGAGAAacg ATAACCAGAGAGGGAGACCCAGTTCAAAGAATGCTATTTATAGTAAGAGGCCACCTTCAAAGCAGCCAAGTTCTTCGAGACGGGGTGAAAAGTTGCTGCATGTTAGGCCCCGGAAACTTCAGTGGCGACGAGCTTCTTTCATGGTGCCTTAGAAGACCCTTCATCGAAAGGCTACCGCCGTCTTCGTCAACACTCGTCACTCTCGAAACCACTGAAGCATTTGGCCTGGAAGCAGATGATGTCAAATATGTTACGCAGCATTTTCGTTACACATTTGTGAATGAGAAGGTTAAGAGAAGCGCCAGATATTATTCACCGGGATGGAGAACTTGGGCGGCCGTGGCAATCCAATTGGCCTGGAGGAGGTATAAGCACCGGTTAACGCTAACCTCTTTGTCTTTCATTAGGCCAAGGAGGCCTGTGTCTCGGTGTTCTTCAATGGGAGAGGACAGGCTCCGCCTTTATACGGCTTTGTTGACTTCACCAAAGCCAAATCAGGATGATTTCGACTTTTGA
- the LOC133876375 gene encoding uncharacterized protein LOC133876375, which translates to MARRFFACFGRGGTSKTSSGERSNVTADVAAEEDRRGGAVLVELFSSQGCATSPEAELLVSRLGRGDFDGQELPPVVVLAFHVDYWDYMGWKDPFGCSQWTVRQKAYVEALKLDTMFTPQVVVQGRAQCVGNDEKALLAAIKDAPRFPAPTFQASFQRPAPDSLQVSLAGSLRSKVDNHGANVMVALYESGMVTDCPKGDNRGRVLSNDFVVRKLEKLCTLKDISARKAVKGTVNFSLWEGFNGSKCWVAVFVQNSSHQILGSQNFQLPDDI; encoded by the exons ATGGCGCGTCGTTTTTTCGCCTGCTTCGGCAGAGGAGGTACCTCGAAGACGTCGTCCGGGGAGCGGAGCAACGTGACGGCAGACGTGGCGGCGGAGGAGGATCGGCGCGGAGGGGCGGTGCTGGTGGAGCTGTTCTCGTCGCAGGGTTGCGCCACGTCGCCCGAGGCGGAGCTGTTGGTGTCGAGGCTGGGGAGGGGGGACTTCGACGGGCAGGAGCTGCCGCCGGTGGTGGTGCTGGCCTTTCATGTGGACTACTGGGACTACATGGGCTGGAAGGACCCATTTGGGTGCAGCCAGTGGACCGTCAGGCAAAAGGCCTACGTGGAGGCCCTCAAGCTCGACACGATGTTCACCCCGCAGGTCGTGGTGCAGGGTAGAGCCCAATGTGTTGGGAATGATGAGAAGGCTCTCTTGGCGGCGATTAAGGACGCACCGAGGTTCCCTGCTCCGACGTTCCAG GCAAGCTTCCAAAGGCCTGCGCCAGACTCCTTGCAAGTCTCCCTAGCAGGAAGTCTAAGGTCAAAGGTGGATAATCATGGCGCCAATGTCATGGTGGCGTTGTATGAAAGCGGGATGGTGACTGATTGTCCCAAGGGGGATAACAGAGGGCGGGTTCTGTCCAATGACTTCGTCGTTCGAAAACTTGAAAAGCTCTGCACTTTGAAAGACATCTCTGCCCGGAAGGCGGTGAAGGGGACTGTTAATTTCTCCCTGTGGGAAGGATTCAATGGCAGCAAGTGTTGGGTCGCCGTCTTCGTTCAAAATAGCTCTCATCAAATTTTGGGGTCGCAGAATTTTCAGTTGCCGGATGACATATGA